The Nitrospinota bacterium genomic interval CTCTAGTTACTGGCGGCACACGTGGAATAGGCCGGGCCATCTCTGAGGCATTCCTCAAGTCGGGAGCGAAAGTGATCGCAACCTATCGTGGGAACGATGAGGAGGCGGAAAACTTCAAGCAGGCCAATGCCGGTCATGCTGAATGTCTGGATATTATTAAGTTTGACGTCACCGACTACGATGCTGTTGAAAAGTTTTATAAAGACATCGAAGACAGGCATGGGACCTTTCAGATTTTAGTGGTAAGCTCGGGCATTCGTTCTGATTCCATTGTTGGCATGATGAAGGCAGAAGACTGGAACCGGGTTATCGAAACGAATCTGACCGGAACATTTAACTTAAGCAAGCTTGCGGTTCAGTCCATGATGCGGCAGAGGTATGGGAGGATCATCATTTTGACTTCGCCTATTGGGAAATTCGGGTTCGCAGGGCAGTCAAATTATGCGGCATCTAAAGCCGGACAGGTGGCTTTCACACGATCCCTTTCAAAAGAAGTAGCGAGCCGAAAGATAACCGTTAATTGCGTGTCAC includes:
- a CDS encoding SDR family oxidoreductase; its protein translation is MIFDYKGQTALVTGGTRGIGRAISEAFLKSGAKVIATYRGNDEEAENFKQANAGHAECLDIIKFDVTDYDAVEKFYKDIEDRHGTFQILVVSSGIRSDSIVGMMKAEDWNRVIETNLTGTFNLSKLAVQSMMRQRYGRIIILTSPIGKFGFAGQSNYAASKAGQVAFTRSLSKEVASRKITVNCVSPGFIDTDFIGDLPEEQKKAYKDQIPLKRFGTPEDVTHPVLFLAAKEAAYITGSVLEVTGGL